The Candidatus Arthromitus sp. SFB-mouse-Japan genome includes a region encoding these proteins:
- a CDS encoding DUF4214 domain-containing protein, with protein MSKCKHKVFTLFIAMFLVLSIFTVRPNANTIDSNSITVKTKFLGELSGKNRFIFSVDVEKNINGVIKEFFIEIDNKIVPVSTYQISENKYIIIVNQNTKSYNINNVKLGVNVIVNRSQESIKGIASLTAKNEKFRAAKVVGDPRLLYYNQNQIVLAVEIDDPWDMLKSVQAMLVYPELRSNFNTTFEVKYILVSGELKQYAYIYLEGFPSNNPLKITLNLLFQKSLNDGSINKVTKIFLHNFQKKNIVENLVQNIYTTLLGRKPSSAELKNNTQELIDKTLSVSTLIIKIIHSNEFQNKQISDQDFVTKVYKVILDRDPDDDGKNYWVGEVKKTSRDAVLKQMLTCDEYLRLMQEIGLKV; from the coding sequence TTGTCTAAATGTAAACATAAAGTATTTACCTTATTTATTGCTATGTTTTTAGTACTATCTATTTTCACCGTAAGACCAAATGCGAACACCATTGATAGTAACAGTATTACCGTTAAGACTAAATTTTTGGGAGAATTATCTGGTAAGAATAGATTTATATTTAGTGTGGATGTTGAAAAGAATATCAATGGAGTTATTAAAGAGTTCTTCATTGAAATTGATAATAAGATTGTTCCTGTAAGTACATATCAGATTTCTGAAAACAAATACATTATAATTGTTAACCAAAATACAAAATCTTATAACATAAATAATGTAAAATTGGGTGTAAATGTTATTGTGAATAGATCTCAGGAAAGTATAAAGGGAATAGCAAGTTTAACTGCTAAGAATGAGAAATTTAGAGCTGCAAAAGTGGTTGGAGATCCAAGACTTTTGTATTACAACCAAAATCAAATAGTTTTAGCAGTTGAAATAGATGATCCTTGGGATATGCTTAAAAGTGTACAAGCCATGCTTGTGTATCCAGAATTAAGGAGTAATTTCAATACTACCTTTGAAGTGAAATATATTTTAGTATCTGGAGAGCTTAAACAATATGCATACATATATCTTGAAGGATTTCCATCAAATAATCCACTTAAAATTACTTTGAATTTGTTATTCCAGAAGAGTTTAAATGATGGATCTATTAATAAAGTAACTAAAATATTTTTACATAATTTTCAGAAGAAAAATATTGTAGAGAATCTTGTACAAAATATTTATACAACTTTATTAGGAAGAAAGCCGTCAAGTGCAGAACTTAAAAATAATACTCAGGAATTAATAGATAAAACATTATCAGTTAGCACTTTGATCATAAAAATCATACATAGTAATGAGTTCCAAAACAAACAAATATCTGATCAAGATTTTGTTACTAAGGTTTATAAGGTTATATTGGATCGTGATCCTGATGATGATGGAAAAAATTATTGGGTTGGTGAAGTTAAAAAAACGTCACGTGATGCTGTTTTGAAACAAATGTTAACATGTGATGAATACTTAAGATTGATGCAAGAAATAGGTTTGAAAGTTTAG
- a CDS encoding NADH peroxidase encodes MKKFVCTVCGYIAEGSVPEVCPICKAPADKFNEQTGDMNWADDHVIGVAKGVDPRIVEGLKMNFEAECTEVGMYLAMSRQADREGYPEVAEAYKRIAIEEAEHASKFAELLGEVVDNSTKINLEKRVAAEYGACQGKKDLATLAKQLNLDAIHDTVHEMCKDEARHGRAFKGLLERYFKA; translated from the coding sequence ATGAAGAAATTTGTTTGTACTGTTTGTGGATATATAGCTGAGGGGTCTGTTCCTGAAGTTTGTCCTATATGTAAAGCACCAGCTGATAAATTTAACGAACAAACTGGTGATATGAATTGGGCTGATGATCATGTAATTGGTGTTGCTAAAGGTGTTGATCCTAGAATTGTTGAAGGATTAAAAATGAATTTTGAAGCTGAGTGTACAGAAGTTGGTATGTACTTAGCAATGTCAAGACAAGCTGATAGAGAAGGTTATCCAGAAGTTGCTGAAGCTTATAAAAGAATAGCTATTGAAGAAGCTGAGCACGCTTCTAAATTTGCTGAACTTTTAGGAGAAGTTGTTGATAACTCTACTAAGATTAACTTAGAGAAAAGGGTTGCTGCTGAGTATGGAGCTTGTCAAGGTAAGAAAGATTTAGCTACATTAGCTAAACAATTAAATTTAGATGCTATTCATGATACAGTTCATGAAATGTGTAAAGATGAAGCTAGACACGGAAGGGCATTTAAAGGGCTTCTTGAAAGATATTTTAAAGCATAG
- the ligA gene encoding NAD-dependent DNA ligase LigA, which yields MKNKIERIHELVLYLNESSYAYYVLDDPKIEDSEYDKLYDELRELENETKYILKNSPTQRVGDVVLDKFEKSVHKAKMWSLDKVTSFESLELWHNKNLKASNENNLGSPSYIVVQKFDGVSINLIYENGEFIKASTRGNGEIGENVTEQAKTIKSIPLSINDMGSFEIRGEVIMTKEEFEKYNRVANIPLKNLRNGASGALRNLDVNETKKRKLDTFIYDVAYYDEGKFSTYFEILNFLKDNKFKHPEFKLCKTLDEVKEEIKRIESLKDNLNYDIDGVVVSVNELDLRSILGYTVKHPKFSIAYKFEAEEVMTKLIGVEWNVGRSGRVSPTAILEPTDVSGITIKRATLNNIDDIVRKNVKLNCDVLIRRSNDVIPEIIKGLGREGLEEIEIPTICPSCKSPLSRDGVHLYCTNTISCRPQIVKSIVHFASRDAMNIEGFSEKLADQFYEKLCVKRISNLYEITFDDLLTLDKVKEKKANNILRSIEKSKECNLYNFIYALGIKNVGLKTSKDIVKEYKTLDRIMSVTREELDKIYGIGDVILDDIFKFLNNEGVREEIRRLIELGVKFKYEEEVEVQDNLFNGKIVVVTGTIKNLSRKDIKELLEKLGARISESVSKKTDYVIFGENAGSKLSKAKSLNLNMISEDEFNEIIEKIGI from the coding sequence TTGAAAAATAAAATAGAGAGGATACATGAACTTGTTTTATATTTAAATGAAAGTTCCTATGCGTACTATGTGCTTGATGATCCTAAAATTGAGGATAGTGAATATGATAAGCTCTATGATGAACTCAGAGAACTTGAAAATGAAACTAAGTATATTTTAAAAAATTCTCCCACGCAAAGAGTAGGAGATGTTGTTCTAGATAAATTTGAAAAGTCAGTACATAAAGCAAAAATGTGGAGTCTTGATAAGGTTACATCATTTGAAAGTTTGGAGCTTTGGCACAATAAGAACCTTAAGGCATCAAATGAAAATAATTTGGGGAGTCCTTCTTATATAGTTGTACAAAAATTTGATGGGGTAAGTATAAATCTTATTTATGAAAATGGAGAATTTATAAAGGCGTCTACGAGAGGAAATGGTGAAATCGGAGAAAATGTAACTGAACAAGCGAAAACTATAAAAAGTATTCCATTATCAATAAATGATATGGGGTCTTTTGAGATTCGTGGAGAAGTTATTATGACAAAAGAAGAGTTTGAAAAATACAATAGGGTTGCTAATATACCTCTTAAGAATTTAAGAAATGGTGCATCAGGAGCTTTGAGGAATTTAGACGTTAATGAAACAAAGAAAAGGAAATTAGATACATTTATTTATGATGTTGCTTATTATGATGAGGGGAAATTTTCTACATATTTTGAGATACTAAACTTTTTAAAGGACAATAAGTTTAAGCATCCTGAATTTAAATTATGTAAGACTCTTGATGAGGTAAAGGAAGAAATAAAAAGGATTGAGTCTTTGAAGGATAATCTAAATTATGATATTGATGGTGTTGTAGTTTCCGTAAATGAATTGGATCTTCGAAGTATACTTGGATATACAGTTAAGCATCCGAAATTTTCTATAGCGTACAAGTTTGAGGCTGAAGAGGTTATGACTAAGCTTATTGGAGTTGAATGGAATGTTGGACGTAGTGGGAGGGTTTCGCCCACTGCCATACTTGAGCCTACTGATGTTTCTGGAATCACAATAAAGCGTGCAACCTTGAATAATATAGATGATATTGTAAGGAAAAATGTAAAACTTAATTGTGATGTATTAATAAGAAGATCAAATGATGTTATTCCAGAGATTATTAAAGGATTAGGCAGAGAAGGTTTGGAGGAAATAGAAATACCAACGATTTGTCCGTCTTGTAAATCTCCTCTTAGTCGTGATGGAGTTCATCTTTATTGTACGAATACTATTTCTTGTAGACCTCAAATTGTTAAATCTATTGTTCATTTTGCCTCAAGAGATGCAATGAATATTGAAGGATTTAGTGAGAAACTTGCTGATCAATTTTATGAGAAATTGTGTGTTAAAAGAATTTCAAATCTTTATGAAATAACATTTGATGATCTATTGACTCTTGATAAAGTTAAAGAGAAGAAAGCAAATAATATTTTAAGATCGATTGAGAAGAGTAAGGAATGTAATTTATATAATTTTATTTATGCACTTGGGATTAAAAATGTTGGGCTTAAAACTTCAAAAGATATAGTTAAGGAATATAAGACACTTGATAGAATAATGAGTGTAACAAGAGAAGAGCTAGATAAAATATATGGAATTGGTGATGTTATTTTGGATGACATATTTAAATTTTTAAATAATGAGGGAGTTAGAGAAGAAATTAGAAGGCTAATTGAGCTTGGAGTTAAATTTAAATATGAGGAAGAAGTTGAAGTTCAAGATAATTTATTTAATGGGAAAATAGTTGTTGTTACAGGAACGATTAAAAATTTATCTAGAAAAGATATTAAAGAACTTTTGGAGAAATTAGGTGCGAGAATTTCAGAATCTGTTAGTAAGAAAACTGATTATGTAATTTTTGGTGAGAATGCGGGAAGTAAATTATCTAAAGCAAAATCATTAAATTTAAATATGATTTCTGAAGATGAATTTAATGAGATCATTGAAAAAATAGGAATATAA
- a CDS encoding ABC transporter substrate-binding protein, translating into MRIIKVILLIVFLIFNLAFNVFQKKDLILDKTGLSIGVVNLPENLVYLSDNNYVSNVMLGNLFEGLVNLTPDGDISSGLAERYTISSDGLEYRFYIRNDAYMSTGKQITSQDFLNFFKDILDKDKDKFYYDELKFIVGVDEYYKGEILFEHVGIESLKDNVLVIKLKQMDELFLKNLTKDKFSLRENFKYLYNYKDFYEYISYSGAYKISSVKNDHNGNLKIVLSPNEYYYLNNYKTSDGKLYSISRDKDVVIEAFPTREFALESYKSGKLNFVLDTAYNSISDYFDSDQIYYVHNEDSKMIFDLDKYISDESIAEVSKNIEDEQKDEDGNVIKNEEEKIEKGNFLNFIVDVKDIRHINGINGDSLNKYKFNVEYLRKELEKYNFEEKTTLKIVTYSDDNYIELARSLKNFLYEEFNLSSNVIAFDDEYIKNNLTEDSYDILISKEDIVSDVKSINFDKPNLILSNITLSDNIDGNGTIVINNIT; encoded by the coding sequence ATGAGGATAATAAAAGTAATTTTGTTAATAGTTTTTTTGATTTTTAATTTAGCGTTTAATGTTTTTCAGAAGAAAGATTTAATATTAGATAAGACAGGTTTATCTATTGGAGTTGTTAATCTTCCTGAAAATTTAGTATATCTATCTGATAATAATTATGTGAGTAATGTTATGCTTGGGAATTTATTTGAGGGGCTTGTGAATCTTACACCCGATGGGGATATTTCATCTGGACTTGCAGAGAGATATACAATTTCTAGTGATGGACTTGAGTATAGATTTTATATAAGAAATGATGCTTATATGAGTACGGGTAAGCAAATAACATCACAGGATTTTTTGAATTTCTTTAAGGATATTTTAGATAAGGATAAAGATAAATTTTATTATGATGAATTAAAATTTATTGTTGGCGTGGATGAATACTATAAAGGTGAAATACTTTTTGAGCATGTTGGAATTGAGTCTTTAAAAGATAATGTTCTTGTTATTAAGCTTAAACAGATGGATGAATTATTTTTGAAAAATTTAACAAAGGATAAATTTTCTTTGAGGGAAAATTTTAAATATTTGTATAATTATAAAGATTTCTATGAGTACATATCTTATTCAGGTGCGTATAAGATATCCTCTGTTAAGAATGATCATAATGGGAATTTAAAAATAGTCTTAAGTCCGAATGAATATTATTATTTAAATAATTACAAGACATCGGATGGAAAATTGTATTCTATTTCAAGAGATAAAGATGTAGTAATTGAAGCGTTTCCAACTCGAGAGTTTGCACTTGAATCTTATAAATCTGGTAAACTGAATTTTGTACTTGATACGGCGTACAATTCTATTTCTGATTATTTTGATTCTGACCAAATTTATTATGTACATAATGAGGATTCTAAAATGATTTTTGATTTGGATAAATATATAAGTGATGAAAGTATAGCAGAGGTATCAAAAAATATTGAAGATGAGCAAAAAGATGAAGATGGCAATGTAATTAAAAATGAGGAAGAGAAGATTGAAAAAGGAAATTTCTTGAATTTTATAGTTGATGTTAAGGATATAAGACACATAAATGGAATTAATGGAGATAGTTTAAATAAATATAAATTTAATGTTGAGTATTTGAGGAAGGAACTTGAGAAATATAATTTTGAAGAGAAGACGACTTTAAAAATAGTTACGTATTCTGATGATAATTATATAGAGCTTGCTAGGAGTTTGAAAAACTTTTTGTATGAGGAGTTTAATTTGTCAAGCAATGTTATTGCATTTGATGATGAATATATAAAAAATAATTTAACTGAAGATAGCTATGATATTTTAATTTCTAAGGAAGATATCGTATCAGATGTAAAGAGTATAAATTTTGATAAGCCGAATTTGATATTATCAAATATAACTTTGAGCGATAACATTGATGGTAATGGAACAATTGTAATAAATAATATAACATAA
- a CDS encoding DUF4214 domain-containing protein has product MNNLFKTTMKFMIYFGLFVFLFMMSCFNLSVKLSYASDNIGVPIYIVNGGNFLQIVSGNDRYEIDNVSLKNLISGDEVKINKIDKQFFIYDELQNNVGYELKVSLIDISSHEITSQISKFKYLENSFGVHDIGINSCDVIFRYDRKNLIFIDGIEIYGKRLENDEKGKFDFHIKKSNKEINNLRNIFKFKDISLHPATTYDVRYVINLKDNVSLVFDKVIRSKDFDISNMSSMMINNNLIEVKWDTTSNDFKFIDNDSINIYIKGKNDINYSIIPDVKITDEEAKLSLVELKELSELYDIKLLYMFGGRTIEREIRQINDFFTLYTDVSVINLKDLLIQFSFINDVNFKFEDKLNIYIEEQNDKLSRKKVFSKDLMNFSKIDKYVFEYKDLKANTKYNIDYEIEYSDGRSLAIKSESFMTLPFSIKDIYVEPIVDSDNNVNVKFTWELIAPNFNFRNDDSFKIFIKEKESSEYPNEPQFYANRDLNKLRSCILTLGRDISKEYDFKFVYYIDGREYVSYSDLTNNSFVRYQLIKEGESDSASDNSQEDSTDSEGGEGSGSNTSTSDTVKISIKDKKVNEVIFQLEYSENFKFEEGDSIRLFKKLRNGTSKTFSTDPDKEYIHSNSGDNPVNLLSLNEVIIGYLVPDKEYDFKIEFKTKNELKDKDTISSEGEDGGTGTEGSGEGDTGSSEGGDNGTGTGGEDNSESGSGNGSGETVEGSGDGETSEDVDSGDSSEEEEGTEETQNLVTRNIKTRESSTNGDGIKTLEKKFENQKTNQFTIDEFKTTAIRPNSASFEWKVSEEFINFDEKDKVEIYIKRKIINGYPAGSSFSRIGSEVSGVLKGEGIVTYMDMDYTAKLVYTISNVKFEKTLEFKTISANSSLNIGDVTEYYAIVDIHHPKDYIFSDGDSLEIYTKHKSEKNYPKEPNIITYHDGGNKLEDLTKFNILPILPDIEYDVLLTYKTKANDIADTTIDFRSKKLEIKNCRIDSRNGNTLRIKSDLVNDMEVIKYLETYVDVFYKLPEHKQYSDKIIASASSYDIFDFECKIPDYTEDYDLLISYNPHGYFNEVYFIDFELEYRGIKATVEEGEKEEEGVKKSTFDLKWSYGLDTKFSEGDKLNIYLKGTKKPEDSEDNTEETDKKKESNTTTSSEYVKIHTIETDIISVTSFNLDNFVSENMDYSVMIEPVSEKFTIGGGKTKFSVDKIVHTKPVEETIFEHPVEIEEFNGKGNQFAFSVPDLGDISLTKEMNISCDIEGISAQIDDNGNIGVMGLVPGKEYPSIEIKIIIETGKEITFNIQNITLEAENPRQAFLYNVYGRAFLRDPDEVGYDYWINRLNTHDIGARDFLINLLFAEKEFSELEYTTEKLIEILYSIVVDRDPDAEGLNFWINFYNNEALNNANGDVFNAKKYIVDRMINEEEFMKMVVGMGLKY; this is encoded by the coding sequence GTGAATAATTTATTTAAGACAACAATGAAATTTATGATATATTTTGGATTGTTCGTTTTTTTATTTATGATGTCCTGTTTTAATTTAAGTGTTAAACTGAGTTATGCATCAGATAATATAGGTGTTCCTATTTACATAGTTAATGGTGGAAATTTTTTGCAAATTGTATCGGGTAATGATAGATATGAAATAGATAATGTGAGTTTGAAAAATTTGATCTCTGGAGATGAGGTTAAAATTAATAAAATTGATAAACAATTTTTTATATATGATGAATTGCAAAATAATGTTGGGTACGAATTAAAAGTTTCACTAATTGATATATCATCACATGAAATAACTAGTCAAATATCGAAGTTTAAATATTTGGAAAATAGTTTTGGAGTTCATGATATTGGAATTAATTCTTGCGATGTTATATTTAGGTATGATAGAAAGAATTTAATTTTTATAGATGGAATTGAAATTTATGGTAAAAGATTGGAAAATGATGAGAAAGGAAAATTTGATTTTCATATTAAGAAATCAAATAAGGAAATAAACAATCTTCGAAATATTTTTAAATTCAAAGATATTTCATTACACCCAGCTACCACATACGATGTTAGATATGTCATTAATTTAAAGGATAATGTTAGTTTAGTATTTGATAAGGTTATAAGGAGCAAAGATTTTGATATCTCAAATATGAGTTCAATGATGATTAACAACAATTTGATTGAAGTAAAATGGGATACTACATCAAATGATTTTAAATTTATTGATAATGATTCAATTAATATTTATATTAAGGGAAAAAATGATATAAATTATTCGATTATCCCCGATGTTAAGATAACTGATGAGGAAGCTAAATTAAGTTTGGTCGAATTGAAAGAATTATCTGAGCTATACGATATAAAGCTCTTGTATATGTTCGGAGGAAGAACAATTGAGAGAGAAATAAGACAGATTAATGATTTTTTTACTTTATATACAGATGTAAGCGTAATTAATTTGAAAGATTTATTGATCCAATTTAGTTTTATAAATGATGTAAATTTTAAATTTGAAGATAAGCTAAATATTTATATTGAAGAGCAGAATGATAAATTGTCTAGGAAAAAAGTTTTTTCTAAGGATTTAATGAATTTTTCAAAAATAGATAAATATGTGTTTGAGTACAAAGATTTGAAAGCAAATACAAAATACAATATTGATTATGAAATTGAATATTCAGATGGGAGATCTTTGGCGATTAAAAGTGAAAGTTTTATGACTCTTCCATTTAGTATAAAGGATATTTATGTTGAACCTATAGTGGATAGTGATAATAATGTAAATGTGAAATTTACATGGGAATTGATAGCACCTAATTTTAATTTCAGAAATGATGATTCTTTTAAGATTTTTATCAAGGAAAAAGAGAGTTCAGAATATCCAAATGAGCCACAATTTTATGCAAATAGAGATTTAAATAAGTTAAGATCATGTATTTTGACTTTAGGAAGAGATATAAGTAAGGAATATGATTTCAAATTTGTCTATTACATTGATGGCAGAGAATATGTAAGTTATAGTGATTTGACTAATAATTCATTTGTTAGATACCAATTGATTAAAGAAGGTGAATCAGATAGTGCAAGTGATAATTCGCAAGAAGATTCAACAGATTCAGAGGGTGGAGAAGGCAGTGGATCAAATACTAGCACTAGTGATACAGTGAAAATTTCAATTAAAGATAAGAAAGTAAATGAAGTTATATTTCAATTGGAATATTCAGAAAATTTTAAGTTTGAAGAAGGAGACAGTATAAGGTTATTTAAGAAACTTAGGAATGGAACTAGTAAGACTTTTTCTACTGATCCAGATAAAGAATATATTCATAGTAATAGTGGAGATAATCCAGTTAATTTGTTGAGTTTAAACGAGGTAATTATTGGGTACTTGGTTCCAGATAAAGAATATGATTTTAAAATTGAGTTTAAGACAAAGAATGAGCTAAAAGATAAAGATACTATTTCATCTGAAGGAGAAGATGGTGGAACTGGTACTGAAGGATCTGGCGAAGGTGATACAGGTTCATCTGAGGGAGGAGATAATGGAACTGGTACTGGAGGAGAAGATAATAGTGAATCAGGTAGTGGTAATGGATCTGGTGAAACTGTTGAAGGTAGCGGAGATGGTGAGACATCAGAAGATGTAGATAGTGGAGATTCATCTGAGGAAGAAGAAGGAACAGAAGAAACACAAAATTTAGTTACAAGGAATATTAAGACGAGAGAGAGTTCTACAAATGGAGATGGAATAAAAACTTTGGAAAAGAAATTTGAAAATCAAAAGACTAACCAATTTACTATAGATGAATTTAAAACAACAGCGATTAGACCTAATAGTGCTAGTTTTGAATGGAAAGTATCTGAAGAATTTATAAACTTTGATGAAAAAGATAAAGTTGAGATTTATATTAAGAGAAAAATTATCAATGGATATCCTGCTGGGTCTTCTTTTTCAAGAATTGGATCTGAAGTTAGTGGTGTGTTGAAAGGTGAAGGAATTGTAACTTATATGGATATGGATTATACAGCTAAACTTGTTTATACAATAAGTAATGTAAAATTTGAAAAGACTTTGGAGTTTAAAACAATTTCTGCAAATTCGTCTCTAAATATAGGTGATGTAACTGAGTATTATGCTATTGTAGATATTCATCATCCAAAAGATTATATATTTTCTGATGGGGATTCATTGGAAATATATACTAAACATAAAAGTGAAAAAAATTATCCTAAAGAGCCTAATATAATAACATATCATGATGGAGGGAATAAATTAGAAGACCTGACTAAATTTAATATACTTCCGATTTTACCGGATATAGAGTATGATGTTCTTCTTACTTATAAGACGAAAGCGAATGATATTGCAGATACAACTATAGATTTTAGATCAAAAAAATTGGAAATTAAGAATTGTAGGATAGATTCTAGGAATGGAAATACTTTAAGAATAAAGAGTGATCTTGTTAATGATATGGAAGTAATTAAGTATTTAGAAACATATGTAGATGTGTTTTATAAACTTCCAGAACACAAACAATATAGTGATAAAATTATTGCAAGTGCTTCTAGCTATGATATTTTTGATTTTGAATGTAAAATTCCAGATTATACAGAAGATTACGACTTGTTGATTTCTTATAATCCTCATGGATATTTTAATGAAGTTTATTTTATAGATTTTGAATTAGAGTATCGAGGTATTAAAGCTACCGTTGAGGAGGGTGAAAAAGAAGAAGAAGGGGTAAAAAAGAGTACATTTGATCTTAAATGGTCTTATGGATTAGACACGAAATTTTCAGAAGGCGATAAATTAAATATTTATTTAAAAGGAACTAAAAAGCCAGAAGATAGTGAGGATAATACAGAGGAAACAGATAAGAAAAAAGAATCTAATACTACAACTAGTAGCGAGTATGTAAAAATTCATACTATTGAAACGGATATAATATCGGTTACAAGTTTTAATTTAGATAATTTTGTAAGTGAAAATATGGATTATAGCGTTATGATAGAGCCTGTTAGTGAGAAATTTACAATAGGAGGAGGAAAGACAAAATTCTCTGTAGATAAAATTGTTCATACCAAACCAGTAGAAGAAACTATCTTTGAACATCCTGTTGAAATTGAAGAGTTTAATGGTAAAGGCAATCAATTCGCATTTTCTGTTCCAGATTTGGGGGATATTAGTTTGACAAAAGAGATGAATATATCATGTGATATCGAAGGAATATCTGCTCAAATTGATGATAATGGAAATATTGGAGTTATGGGACTTGTACCAGGGAAAGAATATCCTTCAATAGAAATTAAGATTATAATAGAAACCGGAAAAGAAATTACATTTAATATACAAAATATAACTTTAGAGGCAGAAAATCCTAGGCAAGCATTCTTATATAATGTTTATGGAAGAGCATTTTTAAGAGATCCAGACGAGGTTGGTTATGATTATTGGATTAATCGATTAAATACCCATGATATTGGGGCAAGGGATTTTCTAATTAATTTACTATTTGCTGAAAAGGAGTTTTCAGAACTTGAATATACAACAGAAAAATTAATTGAGATACTTTATTCTATAGTTGTGGATAGAGATCCAGATGCAGAAGGATTAAATTTCTGGATAAACTTCTACAACAATGAGGCACTTAATAATGCAAATGGTGATGTATTTAATGCAAAGAAATATATTGTAGATAGAATGATTAATGAAGAAGAGTTTATGAAGATGGTAGTTGGAATGGGATTAAAATATTAA